In Thermococcus sp. MV5, the following are encoded in one genomic region:
- a CDS encoding pyruvate/oxaloacetate carboxyltransferase, which translates to MVRIIDTTFRDAHQSLIATRMSTKDMLPIAEKMDKIGFYSMEVWGGATFDAALRFLREDPWERLRLLREHIKKTKLQMLLRGQNVVGYKHYPDDVVEKFVELAHKNGIDIFRVFDALNDVRNMKTAIKKAKEVGAEVQGAISYTTGKVFTLEYYMKKVDELMELDVDYITIKDMAALLDPQTAYDLVREIKERYGIKVNVHTHATSSLASATYLKAVEAGADFIDTAIYPLANGTAQPAIQSIYYSLRNGDKPKLDMKLIFQISRYLRKMLDEKYEHLMNKRALHGDPNVLIHQIPGGMYSNLISQLREMKALDKLETVLEEVPKVREELGYPPLVTPTSQIVGTQAVFNVLFGRYKMITEETKNYVKGLYGLPPAQIKEEIKQLIIGDEEPIAVRPADLLEPMLEKARRELEEKGYLEKEEDILTYALFPQVALEFFELRKQGKLKPVEEKPKGKVIRVYVAGREYKVGIEGVSLEGLVMPFYTSSEISMQAASQTPVIQPPAPSVPGEISLAQATMMGEDVISAPMPGKILRVLVSEGDEVMVGQGLLVLEAMKMENEIPSHKSGVVKRILVKEGDTVDTGQPLIELG; encoded by the coding sequence ATGGTTAGGATAATAGATACAACCTTTAGGGATGCTCACCAATCATTAATAGCAACGAGAATGAGCACGAAAGATATGCTCCCAATAGCCGAGAAGATGGACAAGATAGGGTTTTACTCAATGGAAGTCTGGGGAGGAGCAACTTTCGATGCTGCCCTGAGGTTTCTGAGGGAAGATCCTTGGGAAAGACTGAGACTCTTAAGAGAGCATATAAAGAAAACAAAACTTCAGATGCTTCTAAGGGGCCAAAATGTTGTTGGATACAAGCATTATCCCGACGATGTTGTGGAAAAGTTTGTTGAGCTTGCCCACAAAAATGGAATTGATATTTTCAGAGTTTTTGATGCTCTTAATGATGTCAGAAACATGAAAACTGCAATTAAAAAAGCCAAAGAAGTTGGGGCAGAGGTTCAAGGAGCGATAAGCTATACTACCGGAAAAGTCTTTACTCTAGAGTACTACATGAAGAAAGTTGATGAGTTAATGGAGTTGGATGTGGATTATATCACAATCAAAGACATGGCTGCTCTTTTAGATCCCCAGACAGCTTATGATCTTGTGAGAGAGATTAAAGAACGTTATGGGATAAAAGTTAATGTTCATACTCACGCAACCAGTAGCCTAGCTTCGGCTACCTATTTGAAAGCAGTGGAAGCTGGGGCTGACTTCATAGACACTGCTATTTACCCATTGGCAAATGGAACTGCTCAACCAGCAATTCAAAGTATCTATTACTCATTAAGAAATGGGGACAAACCCAAGCTTGACATGAAGCTTATCTTCCAAATTTCTCGCTATTTGAGGAAAATGCTTGATGAGAAGTATGAACATTTAATGAACAAAAGAGCACTTCATGGCGATCCAAATGTTTTGATTCATCAAATCCCAGGAGGAATGTATTCAAACTTAATTTCACAGCTTAGAGAAATGAAGGCTCTTGATAAGTTAGAAACTGTTCTTGAAGAAGTTCCAAAGGTTAGAGAGGAACTTGGCTATCCTCCTTTGGTAACTCCAACTTCTCAGATAGTGGGGACTCAAGCTGTGTTTAATGTCCTCTTTGGAAGGTACAAAATGATCACAGAAGAAACTAAAAATTATGTTAAGGGGCTCTATGGCCTGCCACCGGCTCAGATAAAAGAAGAAATTAAGCAGCTTATTATTGGAGATGAGGAACCTATAGCCGTTAGACCTGCAGACCTGCTTGAGCCTATGCTTGAGAAAGCAAGAAGAGAGCTTGAAGAAAAGGGTTATTTAGAAAAAGAGGAAGACATACTAACATATGCATTATTCCCACAGGTAGCATTAGAATTCTTTGAATTAAGAAAACAAGGAAAGCTCAAACCTGTTGAGGAAAAGCCCAAGGGCAAAGTAATAAGGGTCTACGTGGCTGGTAGGGAATACAAAGTTGGGATAGAAGGAGTTAGCCTTGAAGGTCTAGTTATGCCGTTTTATACTTCATCAGAAATTTCTATGCAAGCAGCATCACAAACTCCTGTAATACAACCACCTGCTCCGTCTGTTCCAGGGGAGATATCCTTGGCCCAAGCTACAATGATGGGAGAGGACGTAATTTCAGCACCGATGCCGGGTAAGATTTTGCGTGTTTTAGTTAGTGAAGGGGATGAAGTTATGGTTGGTCAGGGGTTACTAGTGCTAGAAGCAATGAAAATGGAGAATGAGATTCCTTCACATAAGAGTGGTGTTGTTAAGAGAATCCTTGTTAAGGAGGGCGACACAGTCGATACAGGTCAACCACTAATAGAACTGGGGTAA
- a CDS encoding carbon starvation protein A, with amino-acid sequence MNSAVIILAAVIIYVAMYFTYGKSLQNKVVKADANRPTPAHKLYDGVDYVPAHPVVLYGHHFASIAGAGPIVGPAVAMAWGWVPSLLWVWFGNVFIGAVHDYLALMASVRYDGKSVQWIAGKIMSRRTGISFEVYIWFTLLLVVAAFVAVTARLLVLTPQAATATLLFLLVAILLGWMMYKMNVNFYVATAIGLILLVIAVWIGFKNPLIFVPGQTDATSAAYTQAYHYWNIILMVYIIIASSLPVWVLLQPRDYLNAYILWFGLLIGGIAFIALAKPFEVPGFTMWSANVVGKQPSPFWPTVPLVIACGALSGFHSIVGSGTSSKQLDKEIHGLLVGYGGMFTEGFLSTIVITAIAVYGVKLTGLNVAEWGTQYITKGGLGTFIGGYAQGLADFYGIDITLGKTFATLWIAAFTLTSLDTATRLGRFAWQELFGMVTDTSQGIWNTITNKWVASIIIAGIGTWMAWGAGYKVLWPAFAGMNQLLASIAMMTAALWAYKIQNAGKWSYAVLIPALFLWITVTVAIVWYIIVIPLPNMSTTIAVKGALSVGLLLNFLLGYDFYLAWKRPTEEYGAAPA; translated from the coding sequence ATGAACTCTGCAGTGATTATATTGGCTGCTGTAATAATATATGTAGCTATGTATTTTACTTATGGAAAGAGTCTTCAAAACAAAGTAGTCAAAGCAGATGCAAACAGACCAACACCAGCCCACAAGCTTTATGATGGTGTGGACTACGTCCCTGCACATCCAGTTGTTCTCTATGGACACCATTTTGCTAGTATTGCAGGAGCTGGGCCAATAGTAGGTCCAGCAGTGGCAATGGCGTGGGGATGGGTACCCTCATTGCTGTGGGTATGGTTTGGTAACGTCTTTATTGGGGCAGTACATGACTATTTGGCGTTGATGGCTTCAGTTAGATACGATGGAAAATCTGTACAGTGGATTGCTGGAAAGATAATGAGCAGAAGGACAGGCATTTCATTTGAGGTGTATATATGGTTTACTTTGCTATTGGTTGTTGCAGCATTCGTGGCTGTTACCGCAAGACTGCTCGTTTTAACGCCACAAGCAGCAACAGCGACATTATTGTTCCTTCTAGTGGCAATACTCCTAGGATGGATGATGTACAAGATGAACGTTAACTTTTACGTTGCAACAGCAATAGGATTGATACTTCTTGTGATAGCAGTGTGGATTGGGTTTAAGAACCCCTTAATATTTGTCCCAGGGCAAACAGATGCTACAAGTGCTGCTTATACTCAAGCATACCACTACTGGAATATTATATTGATGGTTTATATTATCATTGCATCATCATTACCAGTGTGGGTGCTTCTCCAACCCAGAGATTACTTAAACGCTTACATTCTGTGGTTTGGTCTCCTCATTGGAGGTATTGCATTTATAGCCCTTGCGAAGCCTTTTGAAGTTCCAGGATTTACAATGTGGTCAGCAAATGTTGTTGGAAAACAACCCTCACCCTTCTGGCCAACAGTACCGTTGGTAATTGCATGTGGTGCCTTAAGCGGTTTCCACTCCATAGTTGGTTCTGGAACTTCATCAAAGCAACTTGACAAAGAAATTCACGGATTACTTGTTGGCTATGGTGGAATGTTTACTGAAGGATTCCTTTCTACAATCGTTATCACTGCTATAGCAGTTTATGGTGTCAAATTGACTGGACTTAACGTTGCTGAATGGGGAACCCAGTATATTACCAAGGGTGGGCTTGGAACATTTATCGGTGGTTATGCCCAAGGATTGGCTGATTTCTATGGAATAGACATTACACTAGGTAAGACATTTGCAACTCTTTGGATTGCAGCATTCACATTGACTTCACTTGACACCGCTACAAGGCTTGGAAGATTTGCATGGCAGGAGTTATTTGGAATGGTAACTGATACCAGCCAAGGAATCTGGAATACTATCACAAACAAGTGGGTTGCTTCTATAATAATTGCAGGCATCGGAACTTGGATGGCATGGGGTGCTGGATATAAGGTATTGTGGCCAGCATTTGCAGGTATGAACCAGTTGTTGGCTTCAATTGCTATGATGACAGCAGCTTTGTGGGCATACAAGATACAGAATGCTGGGAAGTGGAGTTATGCAGTCTTGATTCCTGCACTCTTCTTATGGATTACAGTTACGGTAGCTATTGTCTGGTATATCATAGTAATTCCATTACCCAACATGAGTACAACTATAGCAGTAAAAGGTGCCCTCTCAGTAGGTCTATTACTTAACTTCCTACTTGGATACGACTTCTATCTTGCATGGAAGAGACCGACAGAAGAGTATGGGGCCGCTCCAGCGTAA